A segment of the Carya illinoinensis cultivar Pawnee chromosome 1, C.illinoinensisPawnee_v1, whole genome shotgun sequence genome:
GAAGCACGAGTGGATCTTGTTCCTGCAGATGATGAAACCATCAGAATTAATACAGATCATGGAGATGAAGCACGAGAATTGGACACTCAAATGAATAATAATTCTGTATCAATTGTACAGGATTCACAGGTGTTGCATTCAAATAGAAACAAAATGTATACAGCTGTTTACAAAAGGTCGAAATCAAGCAGGAGTAGGGCTAATTTAGAAATTGATAGTGGTGGCATGGGAGAAAGCAATTCACATGTAAGCAACCAGAGTCTAACTTTTGGACTGGATTCTCAAGAAGGCTCTATTGATGGGGCTCGTAGGACAAGGTCCATGGGACCGAAGGCATCTACACGTGATTCAGATATTGTCATTGATAGCCTCAAGTCACAACAAGGACACGAATCAGGCCATTTTAGAGGTACCCATAATAGTTCCACAGACAGATGTCAACTCCCTTCTGAAAAATGGGGATCAAGTTCTAGGATGACCGTTGGATTGAGGTCTACTAGAAACAGGAGGAGCAGTAATTATGCCTGTGAGGGGAGTCCAATAGATAGAAGGAAGTCTCATCAGTCAACTAGAAAAGGATCTTGGTTATTGTTGTCAAAACATGAAGAGGGCTCCCGATATATTCCCCAGCAAGGGGATGAAGTTGTATATTTGAGACAGGTAAGTTGTATGAGATACACATGATTCATTGTtgcttatttttattcattgttTTTGGGCTTTCACTTTAGGGTCTTAGTTATTTACCTTGGTAACTTATATTTTTCAGGGCCATCAGgagtatattaattattttaattcaatagAATTGGGCCATTGGAGAACAATGATGGGAAGCCTTgacttttcaaaagaaatgatGGGAAACATAAGAGCTGTGGAGTTTTGTAGAGTTGAAAGCCTTGAGTATTCCTCACTTGCAGGGTCTGGGGATAGCTGCTGTAAAATGACTCTCCAATTTGTAGATTCAACTTCCAGTCTGTTCAATATATCTTTCAAATTGACTCTACCAGAAGTGACTGGCTTCCCAGATTTCCTTGTTGAAAGAACTCGGTTTGATGCTGCCATGCAGAAAAGATGGTCATTTAGGGATAAATGCAGAGTTTGGTGGAAAAATGAAGGCGAAGAAGATGGTAGTTTGTGGGATGGTCGGATTGTGTCTGTGAAGGCCAAATCGGAAGAATTTCCCGACAGTCCATGGGAGAGGTACACCATTCAATACAAAAGCGATCCCAGAGAAAGGCATAATCATAGTCCTTGGGAGCTTTATGATGCCGATACTCAATGGGAGTGGCCTCATATTGATGATGAGATCAGAAATAAGCTGCTGTCTGCTTTTGCTAAGTTAGAGCAGTCGGGAAACAAACCCGAGGTATATAGGCagaaaacttttatttttctctgaaTTATACGAATGCCCATATTTCTTATATGTGTTTAACATGTCAGGATCGTTACGGGGttcaaaagttgaaaaatgttgcAGATAAATCATATTTTACTAACAGGTACGTATTTGTTTGTACTTATGGAACTTGTTTCATATGATGCTAGTATTAAGGGTGACTGTGAGTTCTTATTCAAGAAGTTAGTGACAGCATGAACTACGTCTTTGGGCATGCTCAATAACACGTGTCTTGCTTTACTGATACCTAAGGATAATCTTCCTTCCTCAATGAAATTTGTGCAGGTTTCCTGTTCCATTGTCACTTGAAGTGATCCAGGCAAGATTAGAGAACAATTACTACCGACGTTTAGAGGCATTGAAGCATGACATGTCCGTCATGTTGTCAAATGCCAAAATATACTTTGGGAAAAATGCAGAAATGTCAGACAAAATAGAACGCCTATCAGATTGGTTCACGCGGACATTATCATCTTTATAGTTCCTAAAGTTCTGTAAAAATTAGGTTCAAGTTTCTCCCATGTTTTTGTAGATATTGCATTGATTCTTATGTATTTAGAGGTTTATTTTTACAGCACGTTTAGTTCCAATTTGGGGAATTGGTTAGTCTTTTGGGAATTCTTTTTAGAGGAGATGAATGTCTTCTGGAATTAGCCAGTTGCCGTTTAAATTATTTACCTGAAAATTCATTCATGTATAGACACGGATGCTTGATATGATCATCAATAACAATGAAGGCAAAGAGAGACATCACATTTTTTCTGGCTCCCCTCCCCCGCCTTCTCTATCTATGTGTGTGTTGTCCATTTGATGCCTAAATGCCTTCCATCAGAGTTGGTCTCCCATATTCAAATGAGAAGATACATGCTTCACGTCATTACAAACCTACCAAAGTGCCCCCCTTAAGCTGATCAAGCTGCAGGCAACTCTCGTCGCTTTGGTCTAGCTGACTATTAAATTGTAGAATTCTGATGCCATCGCAAAAATGTCAATTGCTGCTATCGGTGCGAGTTGTAAGGACTCTGGGAAATTTCCTTTCCCGGGTTTCCCCAGCCATTGGTACAACACCATTTTGCTCCCACAGGTATTTGTAGtcttttaaggttgtgtttccCGGCCGGAACTCGACCACCATTATACATCTTTAACTCCAAGAAGGATACCAGCACTAAagattttctttccaaaatgaTTTTTACCATTTGATAAATAATTGCTTTcctaaaagtaatattatacacCATATTATCATCTCACTTGCATCTTACTATATATGATGTGCATTTATCACCTTTTGATaataaagaaacatgcaataaataattatttaatgataGTAAATGTGTCATATCTTACTTAGTTAGATGCAAATGAGATAATaatatggtgtatagaattttccatttattttcacTCATCTCCACATTCTAGTCTCGACACtcaactaataattaatattccATTGATCGGAACTTGTGCTCAAGTGGAAAAATGGCACTCATTAACCAAGACGCTCAAGTCTCAGCTGAGAATTAATTACGCCACATCACAACCATAGAACGCAAATCTTTTGAtgcaaaaacatgaaaaaaaaaaaaaaatcgaggaTCACTGCAGGCAATTACATGATTACGTTACCAACTCTAAGATGGTCACAGAAAATTGTGCGAGAATGCTGCAATTTTTGGCTTCTCAGCCACAATACTAAaggattttttcatataatgttAGGGGTTCCCAATTGTTGAAAAGGCGAGCGAATGCAcaacttaacaaaaaaaaaaaaaaccagacaTCCATGTCCATTGATCAGCACTGAGTCTCTTGAACTCCATGCAACATACTGTCACAAACGTCGTCTACGATTTCCACTGGAGAGAAGAACAGCCTGAAAGATTGCATCAatacttttcattctaatctctCCACCGGTGGCCACAGTTTGGGTTACAGCAGACAAAAAACAGCGTCATGCCCTCCTCCCCTCTAGCAGTGGCCtgcatatattttttgaaaatttttagaaaCTGGAAGCAGTATAAAAGTTACGCAGTCAAAAAGTTTCTCATGATTATATTAAGGGATTGCCATGAATTTCTCACTAGAGAAACATAGTATTGCCCAGCATAAATTAACTGTAGAAAACGACACTGAAGCTATTCGCCCACAGCTTGAACTTGGAGCAGGCTCTCTCAGCACCTTGTTTAATACTCACTAATGTTGCACAggaaggggggagagagagagagagagagagagagagagtttttagTCTACGCAAAAGCTATAAATCAGCGACTACATTGTGCTTCCGATGTAATTTACATGTATACCTCAATGACTACTAACTTTTAAACCAGAACCagtaaatatatacataaaaatagTATCCCCATTTAGTACCAACAATATCCATAGCAATAAGAGGGTATAGGAACTTCACCTGGAAGAAAACAGCTTCACCATGGTTGCATTGAGTACAGCGAACAGCTTTAGTGCGAGGAAGAGTTGGATCAGCAGCCACATCCTGTAACACTTGAGTGCGCTCTCCAACAGCATGGTGTATCTCGTTTCTATAGACACAGTTGTTATCAGCAACCTCCTGCAAATTGTTGGAATCTTgactaaatattaaaaatcaaacGTATAAAAAGAAGGAACAAAAACTCTTCTATCAGACAACAGAGACCCTATTAATATGGCAAAGTCAATCTATGCAAACTGAGTCCTGTAACATTAAGAAATCCTTGCTGTAGCCAAAAGGAAATGCAaccataaaacatttttaatctTTAATAATTACATTTCCACTGCAGTGAAATGTTAACTTAGTTAAGAGGAAGTGAAGCCCTCAGCTACACAATAACAGCAAGGCTAAGAACTAGAGGGTGAAAACTTAGCTCAGACTAGAATGCATGAGATGGCTGAAATGTCTTTCTTTAATATAATGTAAAACTCAGTTCAATTCTAAactaattaaacaaaatttagaatTAGCATGCTAATGTTGTTAACCTATTGAGAATTTAGATGTGTTAGGGGGATTCGGGTTTCAAAACAGATTGAACTCTCTTTTGGGTACATAAGAATCTAAGCAAAAAGGACCCCAAAATCTTTTCAGAACTTCAACTAGCGTGATAAACTACCCATTTTCCCATATaatataagaataaaattaGGGTATGTAACCCTAGCCACTAGAAACAATCTAAATCCAAGAAAAAACAATTGACGTAAAATTAAAGTTCGTAATTGGTCGACACGAAAGCAATACATTTTATCGATCACACCAGTTATATAAACAATAAATTAAAGAGAAACCCCACAATCAGTTTTACGgtaagagttttaaaaaatgagagcgAGAGAGGACCTGGTGATCGCAGTTGCGGCACGCGTAGAGGAGGATCTTCTGCTCCTTATCTTCCTTAGGGTagagaatattgttgctgaaataaaaaaaaaaattcaagctttGTTTCCCAAAAAGaatcatataaaagaaaaaagaaaaaaaatctttggAAAAACCGAAACATGCTACGAATGAGTGTGAACGCAATGTACGATGATGGATACTGACCATTCGCGGCAAAATTTCATGGTACTCATCTTGCCAGGTAAAAGGAAGAGACCCGGGGGGTAAGGATTCGAGTGCTGTGCTTGGCGGAATGCTTTGGCGGGCTATCTGGCGTCTGCTACTCTGctgtaagagagagagagagagagagagagagagagagagagtggcttCTGTCTTTCGAGTAATGGTTTGCGAGTTAATATGGCTCGGAAAAACGATTATGagttgatacaaattaataggtAAGAAATCGAATCCATTTTTTGAACATAACATATTTTCACAATATATTTCAcatcaatattataaaataaggatatttttataaaatatcttataaaataagatattttataaaaatatcccttatttaaaatataatggtGTAAAATgttgtgaaaaatattatatataaattatttttctttctaaacaGTTTATTGAATTCTTTAATCCATCGGTTGAGATCGATTCAGATCGATTCTAAtcaattttagattaatttgaaCCGTTTTAaaattgcatttattttttagttgtttaataactctttttttttaaaaattttttgtagAGAACTAAacatttattaactttttttcattattattttcaataagaattgcataaaaattaaaaggtaaAATATctaattctttattttcttcagttaaaaaaaaaaaaaaaagcagatggatgagtattattatattaaatttttggtTGTACATAAAATACTACATTCATCATGTGCatataagttataatttaaTAGTCTCTATTATATGAGGTAAAAAAATGTCAACAaattaaaactatttattttcatataatttttttttattgaaatcaaTCAATGAATTTATCTTTTATACTCTTTAATACATGACATAAAATGTTTTAATtgcaataaatataatttttaatactttttatcaatgttaaaataatcaatttaaaattgtTATGAATCGCTCAATTCAATTTATCGAATCATCCGATTTATTGAACCGATCCCTATCTGATTCTAAGACCGATTCACCAGACCACACCTCCTGGTGAAAAGCCAACGATTTAAtcagttccgtgtagggaaatTTTCGAGGGTGCGGTGCACAGGACTCGGGTTTATTCTGCAGGaatgggtccaaagggccctgcctcagagaggttccccgacataaaaaaaaaaaagataaaaaaaaaaaaaaaaaatgacctaTTCCCATTTTTTGAAATGTGGTTAATATCATGTATCTCTCTAACTTAAACCATCCAATTCAGTAAAGCAATTGATCAATTGTTAATTAACttgataatttatgatattgcaaattataaaaacattcgtacttcattttttattttttacattttagtttAGGTTTAATCCACATTAAGTTTATAAGCAAgcttgtaaaattttattaaaaaaaaaatgggtcaAAGTTGATGAGATTAACTAAGACATCCTAACTTGATTtcgtttaatttttctgaaaaatatGATGCAGCTGCTACCTGTGAATCTGTGGCAGTTTGAAACAAAGAAACAGTTTTTTGGAAGcatgatgtatagaatacaatAAAAGGAGAATGAAAAATGTACCAAGAGCAAgtacaatgttttttttttcaatgagtaCCAAGAGCAAGTACAATGTTACAAAGCAACTAATGCAAATCCGAAATATTTCACCAAATCCAACAGTCAAAACATTCCTAAGCTTATTTTAGAAGGCATAACTTACAACAGCATAAAGCCTTTAAGCTCCTCAGCAACAGACGCCAATATATTTGGAGCAGGCAGATATCCCGGGTTAATAACAAACAAGTACAACAACAAAGAAGTAGATATCACTGCATATGTTGCTCCCCACCGTTGGACTGCCTCCTTTAGCGCCTTCGACCATGCCTCTTGCTCTTCCTGTGACTTCTCCTATCACCAGAATCAGACTCTGAAGAATCAGAAGACTCTTCTTCTGATTCTTCAGAAGAACTGCTGTCCCTCCTACGCCTCCCCCTCTtctgcttctttttcttcctacGCTGCCTCCTCTCCTCTTCTGAATCAGATGAACTATAACCAGAGCTACTCTCATCTGAAGAAGAATCCGATTCTGTAACTGATGATGTCCCACTATCAGTCTCGAAAACTGAGGCCTCACTATCACTGCCAGAATCAGAAACTGACTGATACttccttttgcttttctttgaGCTCTTTTCAGCCTTCTCCTTGACGTCTGGATTATCTACATCAAGAGAGATTGATGCTCTCATCCTCAGTTTGGGGTTCTTGAGCTGCTGAGTCCGAGAAGGTCGAGAGATGTAAACTCGTTCATTTTTGCATTCATATGTCCAATGCCCACTCTGGAAACACTTCTGGCATTGTGAAGGCACCCCCGAAATAGTAGACATAGTGATCTTAAGGTCTTTTCTTTCACCTAATCTCACAGCCTTTTCAGTACTATTCAGATACATCTGTCTCTTAGCTTCCCTTTTCTCCTGCCATCTGCTAGGTCCTTCTTCCTTTTGCCCATAAGCATTAACATTTCGGGCAGCAGCTGCTGCTGCCCTTTCAGCCTGAGCACGACTAAGACCCTTCGCAGCACTCAAGGTTGCTGCCTTGATTCTTTCAGCTGCAGCCTGGGCTTTCTCTTCCTTCTTACTTGACATGATCTCTATCTCAAATCAAACACAATAACTAAAGTTCTAATTCAATATCAATACCACCCAGATCCTCCTACAACATGCATTCAAAAAACATATTAGTCGTTCCATTTTCAACTATTTACATTTCAGGATTAACAACATAAGAAAACCAGAAACTCGAAATTAAACAGGAAGAAAAGCACACACCCCTAAACGTTCCCGACACGGAAATACTTGCAAAACAATACCTCTGtgtataaatgaaatgaaaatccaaaaaaaagcACAGTTTTGCCTATCTTATTGTTCGAGAAATCTAACCAACAAGACAGATTCATTCAGAAAAATCACACATACCTAATTAAAACCGTCAAAACACAAGTTTTAACGCAATTCCAAACCCAAAGGAAAACACAAATTCAATTATAGGGCTCAGCCTGTATAAAAATTTCCCAAATATATCTGAACTCAAACCCTGGATACGCcagaaaataaaagatcaccGATCATTTACTCGGGAATAGTACCCGTCAGAAGAACATTCAAAAACCCTAAGCATCAAATAAACCCAGAAAAGTAGTTCAACGTGATAAAACTTTTAACATACACAGAATCAAATGGAAAAGCCAGAAGAAACTCGAGCCCTAGGTTCCGAATCGCATCCTACAACCACCCTTAAAAATTACCGTTTTTTCACAatcccagaaaaaaaaaaaaaatagaaaccagATTCCGAAGAGGCAGAACAAAGCAATAGTACCAGAACATAAGAGCGAAGGTTGTAGAAACTGTAAACGAAACCGGAAGATAACACGGATAGGGTAAGATGCGAAACTTCGTACCTTGCGTTACGGTGTAGCGGGATCGGAAGGGAGCGGAAGGGAGCGGATGATTCTAGAGTGCAAGGGTCGTAAGAAAGAGTAATGTCAGACTAACATAAAGTAAAGTGACCAGGACTTTtggaataaaaaagaaaaagctctAAACGGCTTGTAGCATTGGTTTTTCCACCCACGAAGGTATTCGCGAAACGACATGCAACACAACGTCGATACGTTCTCTAATTGCATCTACCGCCCGTTGTCCttatcttttaaagaaaaattgtgAGAAATGAAAGGACGAAGAAAGGGGATTTTAGTCAAAATGGGTTGAATTAATAAGATCTAGTTAATATAACTAAATCAATTACGGGTAAACTTGTGACATCTGAAATCAATTTATATAACacgaataaattttatttttaaatttaataaatatttagttatatgtgtctttttgttgttgttatgatataaaattaatattacatactATTGAGTATTAAGTTAGCAATTattaatatcataaatataattataattcaatattttttattgagttatttacataatcaatattaaagagcttatttaattttaatttttatatttaaataatttgttgTATTAATATATCtgctaaaaaaagaaataagaaaaagttaTTCCTAGCTTATATGATCAAATCGGCGTCGTTTTCAACAACtcgatttttttaattactcatGTTGAAATGGCATCATTTaactttattttcaattaaaacaACGTCGTTTCAATACACGCCCCATGATGTATCGGGCCATCTGCCCCTCTGTCAAAATTCCAATGTAGGAGGCCACGAGCCATGCCTTGACTAGCACCAACCCATGCCAGGACAACACGCCAGCAGCACTATTGGCGTCGCTTGATTGCCCACAGACCGAGCCCTTGGTGAATGCTAGACCACGGTCACCCTCCATCAGGCAGCGAACAGTCAGCGCGCGCACGCAAGCAAGGTTGTCACACCACACTCAACGCACGGCTAGACTGCGCGCACGCCTAGTGCGCGTGCGCAGCAGGCACGCATGGGCTATGCGCACACACTGCGTGCATGCATGGGTCGTGCGTAGACACAAGGCCCATGCATGGCCTCGGCACCCGCGCAGCGCACACTTGCACACCCACCTTGGAATTGACGATGCGGCTGCCCAGCAGGCTCACGCGTGCTGGCATGCAACTCAACGCCCTCGTGttgaccagggccatgctgatcaatgCCCTGGCCTTGGCCAGGGCCTTGCTGCTCAACACCTTGGTCTTGACCaaggccatgctgatcaacaccCTGGCTTTGGCCAGGGTCTTACTGACCAACGCTCAGGCACCACAGCTTGGGCCATGCAGACCAACGCCCAGGCCCCActggcctgggccatgcagcagCCTGCCATGCTTAAGCCAACCACGGTCCAACCCAGCGACTCATCAATGGTGCCCAGCCCACACAACCTGGGCCACACATGCAAGGACCATGGATCAGCCAAGGCTAGCTCGGCAGGCCAATCTGAAGACCCACGCGTGCAAGCATGAAGCTTATGCTGTGAGTCATCATGGCCACTCATGAGCCACTGACAACATGAGGCCTTAACCAGGAGGCGTGAGCCCGaaactattttttctttgtaatcgttttaattggtttctagtataagtgaggcaataggctatcacttagttttatctttgaacatttgGATGAATTTGGCTTTTAGGCCCCCATAGACACATTggtgctttgtcacttaggctccattgggtgcaatccgtgaatcccaaaggagaaggctcaccctgtgcaattcgtgaatcagggtaacctattcatttcattgttttcctttgattaatgCATTGTTGAGGTATTTCAGCATTTTGAATTGTGTCTATTGCACCACATTCGCATTTGCTTGCTGATTATTTTGAACCGTTCGAGTGGGGCATCGCTTAAGGCAGCCACGAATTGCCATTGAAGGGCATCTGGTCTGCACCAGGCCACCCTGGTCGAATCTGGAGCAAGGTCAGGGACAATCTGACAGTTACCACCCACCAGCCAAGCCACACGCCCAGCCCTTGCCACCTGTCTAGCCACAACCGCTCCTCTACTTTGTAGGGAGTAATCAACCATCCCTTAAACCgctcagccatcacccactcggCCAATCCACTTAAACCACCCTTAGCCATGTGTGCTTTATCATCAGAAGACACATGtgcttgacttggtcagccaccatcaggagatacctggtgcctgacttggtcagcccacCAGCAGGAGCCACGTGTGCCTGACTTGGTTAGCCAGCCATTTAACCACCTGATCCCACTCACAACCATTTTTTACGATTCAGCTACTGCACATGCCTGCATGCACGCCCAATCACTAGAATCTTGCCCACCATCAGCCACTGATCAACCATACGAActcagccaacaccacccataacCATCACGGTCAAGCAAGTGGCAGCCCACATCGGTCATTGAGGAGCAAGAAGGGGCGCGGCAGCTTGGTGTCTAGAATCTCGACCGAGGACCCTATCACCCTCCCCTTCTCCCCCTTCACTCAATCTCTCATTCTTCTACTCTCTGCCTAATACAAAATCTAGCGTAAAATGTTCCTACTGCAACTCCTAGCCCCTCCACCTAGGGGAGAAATGGTTTGGTTCGATTCGGTCCGAGTGATGGATCGAGATTTTTCGGTCCATCATTTTCCTGAATTAGAGCAAACCGGACATCCCTAAGGATTGAACTGGCAACTACTAGTCTGGTCCGATCGGTTCAagctttcttaaaaaaaatcgattaataaaaaaaattatttaaaatactaaattaaaattaagtgacttattCAATgagaattacataataaatcgtacaattattgatatatactaatactatatattatagttatacattaaagaatat
Coding sequences within it:
- the LOC122318090 gene encoding DNA-directed RNA polymerases II, IV and V subunit 9A; translation: MSTMKFCRECNNILYPKEDKEQKILLYACRNCDHQEVADNNCVYRNEIHHAVGERTQVLQDVAADPTLPRTKAVRCTQCNHGEAVFFQATARGEEGMTLFFVCCNPNCGHRWRD
- the LOC122318108 gene encoding zinc finger CCHC domain-containing protein 10-like, translating into MSSKKEEKAQAAAERIKAATLSAAKGLSRAQAERAAAAAARNVNAYGQKEEGPSRWQEKREAKRQMYLNSTEKAVRLGERKDLKITMSTISGVPSQCQKCFQSGHWTYECKNERVYISRPSRTQQLKNPKLRMRASISLDVDNPDVKEKAEKSSKKSKRKYQSVSDSGSDSEASVFETDSGTSSVTESDSSSDESSSGYSSSDSEEERRQRRKKKKQKRGRRRRDSSSSEESEEESSDSSESDSGDRRSHRKSKRHGRRR